The Deinococcota bacterium region TCGTCATCGTGGTCGCGGCGGTGATCGCCGCCTACCTTGGCATCAGGCCACCCGGCTTCGTCGCCGAGGTGGTCGCCTTTGCCTTCGGCCTCGCCGCGGCCAGCCTCTTTCCCGTCATCCTCCTGGGCATCTTCGACAAGCGGATGAACAGAGAGGGGGCGATCGCCGGCATTCTTACCGGCCTCATCTTCACCATGGTGATGATCGTCTTGCAGCGTTCGAATCTGGTGCTCGGCACCGAGGCGCCGCTGGTAGGCAACTTCCTGGGCATCAACGCCCAGGGCATCGGCGTGGTGGGGATGGTCCTCAACTTCATCGTCGCCTTCGCCGTCTCGAGGTCGACGCCGCCGCCGCCCGCGCACATCCAGGAGATGATCGAGAGCATCCGCGTGCCCAAGGGCTCCAAACTGGTCACGGACGAGGAGTAAAAACGGGCTAGGGAATGGGGCGCCGCCGCCCCATTCGAGGAGAACAGATGCAGAAGAGCAAGCAAGTCCATGTGCCGCCCATTCTGGGGCTCCACGTCCTGCGCAAGGCGCTCGGGCTGTCGGCGGCTCTCTTTGTCTTTTATCTCGCCGGTCACTATCTCTGGGCCTTTCCTTTTCCTACCGTCAGCGACCTCCTGACCATCCTCATGGTCGCGACCCTGGGGGTGGGCCTGGGGCTGACCTTCGCCCGCGTCTGGCCGCTCGCGCCCAAGCCCGGCCTCGAGCGCGTCGCCCGCACCCTGCTGCTGACCATTCCCGCGCTCGGCCTGGGCTTCGGCCTGCAGCTCACCTTGCAGGGAGCCGAGCCAAAGCAGGCGCTCTACCTCATCTTCGCCCTGGCGGCCTGGCTCGGCTCGGGGCTGATCGTGCGGCTCGAGGAGGTTCCGGTCCGGGGCAAGCAGGCCAAAACCTGAGCTAGTTGCCGCCGACTGCTTGCGCTAGAATGTTCGGGCAAGTTGCGGAGGACGCCTGTGGAACCTTTACGTTACATCCGGGCGCTGCCGCCCTTCGACCGGCTCGGCGCGGCTGAGTTCAGGCTGATCGAAACGTCTCTGGAGACCACCTACGTCGCGCCCAACACCCGCATCCTCGAGCGCGGCGGCAAAAGCTCTTCCTACCTCTACCTCATCCGCAAGGGCTCGGTGCAGCTCTTGAAGGCCGGGCAGGTGGTGCAGGTGCTCGAGGAGGGGGAGATGTTCGGCTACTCCTCCATCCTCACCGGCGAGGTGCCGCTCGACGTGGTGGCGGCCGAGGACCTGCTCGTCTACCGCCTGCCCGCCAAGCTCTTTCACCGGCTCAAGGCGCATCCGGCCTTTGCCGACTTCTTTATGAAGGGCTTGAGCGAGCGGCTGAAGGGCGCGGCGCGGCTCGAGAACGGTGTCCTGATGGGCGACCTGGCCGTACCCGCCGCCACGCTCGTCCGCCGCGGCCCGGTCTTTATCGCTGCCGGGGCCACGGTGGGCGAGGCTGCTAAGCTCATGCGCGAGCACGGCGTCTCCTCGGTTCTGGTCGAGGCCGAACCCCTGAGCATCGTCACCGACCGCGATCTGCGCAATCGGGTGATGGCCGAGGGGCTCGGCCCCGAAACGCCCGTCCGCGAGGTGATGAGCTTTCCTCTCAAGAGCCTGCCCGCCGATGTCTCGCTCGTCGAGGTGCTGCTCTTTCTGCTCGAGGAGAACGTTCACCACCTGCCGCTCACAGCGGGCGGCGAGGTCGTCGGCGTCGTCACCGACACCAGCCTGCTCGAGCACTACGCCCACAGCCCGGTCGCCCTCTTGCGCCGGGTGGCGCGCAGCCAGGACGCGGGCAGCCTGCGCAACTACGCGAGCGAAGTGGTGGGCATGGTCGAGGCGCTGACCCTGGGCGGGGTGGCGGTGGAGGGGGTCGCCCGCGCGGTCTCGACCCTGAACGACCGGCTGACCCGCACCCTGTTGGAACTGGCGGAGGCGGAACTCGGTCCGCCGCCGACCCCTTACGCCTGGCTGGTCCTCGGCTCGGAGGGCCGCCTCGAGCAGGTCCTGCTGACCGACCAGGACAACGCGCTGGTCTACGGCGAGGACAGCCCGGAGGCGCGGGGCTACATGAAGGCGCTGGCCGGGCGGGTGGTCGAGGGCCTCCTCGAAGCCGGCTTTCCCCGCTGTCCGGGGGGCTACATGGCGACGCGCTGGAACGACCCGCTCGAGGAGTGGAGGCGGCGCTTTGCAGGCTGGGTCCACAGTCCCGAGCCCCAGGCGCTGCTGGAGGCGAGCATCTTTTTCGACTTCCGCGCCGTCCACGGCGCCCTGGCCTTGGACGCCCTCGAGGAGGTGCTCAGGGAAGCCGGCGAGAGAGGTATCTTTCTCGCCCACCTGGCCAGGACCGCCTTGGAGTTCCGCCCGCCCCTGGGCCTCTTCCGCCAGATACGCGAGGCCGAGGGCGGGGTGGACCTGAAAAAGGGCGGTATCGTCCCCATCGTCAGCCTGGCCCGGGTCTACGCCTTGGCGGCGAAGAGCCCGGCTCGCCCGACCCTGGACCGTCTCGAGGCCGCCTCCTCTGCGGGAAGCCTCAGCGAGGCGGATGCCGAGACCTTGAGCGAGGCCTTCCGCTTTCTGAGCGGCCTGCGCCTGGGCGCGCAGCTCGAGGCCCTGCGGGCCGGTCGGCCCGCCACCAACAAGGTCCCGCTCGACAGCCTCTCGCCCCTGTCGCGCCGCCATCTCAAGGAGGCCTTTTTTCTCATCCGCGGGCTGCAGGAGGGAACGCTCGCCCACTTTCACGCCGAGCGACTCCTCTAGCCCTTGACCCGATCGCCCTTGACCCGCCCTTGAGCCAATAGCCCTTGAACCTTCCCTGGTCCTCTCCCGCCTGGCGCGAGCTCACCTTCTGGGCGCTCGACCTCGAGACCGGCGGTTTGCGCGCGAAGTCCGACCCCGTCCTCTCGGTCGGCATGGTGCCGGTGCGCCACGAAGCGGTCAGGCTGGGCGAGGCCTACTACTCGCTGCTGCGCCCGAAGCGCGCGGTGGCGGAGGCCAGCCTCAAGGTTCACCACATCCTGCCGCAGGAGGTCGCGCAGGCGCCCCTTCTTGCCGAGGTTCTACCCGA contains the following coding sequences:
- a CDS encoding DUF294 nucleotidyltransferase-like domain-containing protein, whose product is MEPLRYIRALPPFDRLGAAEFRLIETSLETTYVAPNTRILERGGKSSSYLYLIRKGSVQLLKAGQVVQVLEEGEMFGYSSILTGEVPLDVVAAEDLLVYRLPAKLFHRLKAHPAFADFFMKGLSERLKGAARLENGVLMGDLAVPAATLVRRGPVFIAAGATVGEAAKLMREHGVSSVLVEAEPLSIVTDRDLRNRVMAEGLGPETPVREVMSFPLKSLPADVSLVEVLLFLLEENVHHLPLTAGGEVVGVVTDTSLLEHYAHSPVALLRRVARSQDAGSLRNYASEVVGMVEALTLGGVAVEGVARAVSTLNDRLTRTLLELAEAELGPPPTPYAWLVLGSEGRLEQVLLTDQDNALVYGEDSPEARGYMKALAGRVVEGLLEAGFPRCPGGYMATRWNDPLEEWRRRFAGWVHSPEPQALLEASIFFDFRAVHGALALDALEEVLREAGERGIFLAHLARTALEFRPPLGLFRQIREAEGGVDLKKGGIVPIVSLARVYALAAKSPARPTLDRLEAASSAGSLSEADAETLSEAFRFLSGLRLGAQLEALRAGRPATNKVPLDSLSPLSRRHLKEAFFLIRGLQEGTLAHFHAERLL